The genomic interval TCAGGAGACCCCTGGTCAAGCCCAGGGCGACAAGTGATCACCACAAACTAAAGTTTTTGTTTGAACTACGCTGCATCATATATTTCAATGCCGCTTTAATTTCTTCACCACTGCACTGTGTGCAGCCACCCATCGCGGGATGTCCTTTATAGCCATGCATCGTGCGCTCAAAGGCTAAGGGGAGACCTGCTTTCACAATCGGTGCCCAAGCCGCTTTATTGCCGATACGTGGCGCACCTGCGCGCCCAGGGTTATGACAAGCTGCGCAATGATGCGCATAAATATGTTGTCCATCCGCCATGGTTAAAGGTTTTGCTTGAGGTTTTGGGGCAGGGCCCGCTTTTTTGCCTTTCACAGAATTAGCCATGTACGCGACAGCATCTTCAATATCTTTTACTGAACATGTTGAACACGTTCCTTTCGCGGGCATACCTTTAAATCCATGAAGCGCATTGTAATCCATGGTTTTCATGCCTTTCTTAATATACGGATCCCAGTCAGTGGCATCCCCATATTTAGGCGCGCCACCAGAACCCGTTTCATGACAACCACTACACGTACTTTCGTATAAACCTTTCCCCGGTATGCCAGATTTAGGCACAGGCGGTATTTGGCTTTTAACCGACTTAAGATAAGTGGCAATAGACAATAAATCTTCTTGCGTTAAGTATTTTAAACTGTCGTGATTCACTTCTAACATGGGGCCAGCCACTTTCGCATTGGTGGTCATTGTGTCGTGTGTAAATACACGTGTGATACGTTCTGCAGGTACATCACCTAAGTTGGTGCTCGTGATATTCGGCGCCAAGTAACCCTGGATTTTTTGCCCGGTTAAATCGTATTTTTTAATCGGTGCACCGAGCACAAATGTCTTATTCAAAATATAATAAGAAGGTGAGTGACACATTTCACAATGCCCAGGCCCACGAACAATATAACGTCCACGATTCCAACGTTTAGACTTGGTTTTGTCATCAGCCAGCGCACCATTTTTGTTGAAATCAAAAAACAGAATACGCCAACCCAATTGAAATACACGGAAATTAAAGGGGAATGCCATACGGTCAGGTACTTTATCTTTATGCACTGCAGGAATCGCGCGGAGATATGCCCACGCCGCTTTTAATTCATCATCGCTCATGTGCGTAAAGTAAGGATAGGGGAGTGCAGGATAATAAAATTGGCCGTGAGGGTTAACGCCATCACGCATCGCGCGTTTAAAATCTTTATATTGCCAGTTACCGATACCTGTTTTTTTGTCTGGTGTAATGTTTGGTGTATACAACACGCCAAAGGGTGTTGGCATTGCCAAGCCACCGCCAAATAGTGGTCCTTTATGATCGGTGTCGGTATGACACGCTAAACAATCGCCACTCTTAATCACATACTCACCACGCTTTACGAGTGCAGTTTTTTTGCTCGCTGCAATTACGGGATAAGGCGGAAAATAATCCGCTTGATGACTAGCCGTATAGGCGTTCATTTCGCGAACACTTTTCGCAATCTGTATGGTTGAAATTAAACCACACGTTACCAGCAACACAAACCCAAGAAACAGGGCTAGCATGAGGTGATTTTTGTGTCGACACAGGAATTGTTTCAATCTTGCCACGTCTTCATCCTTTTGGCGCATTCACTCGAAGCGGACATTATAATGGGTTCATTTTATTTTATCCAGCGGCTGTGGTTTAATGTGCGCTGATTCAATTGCTGGAAACAGGGTCGTTTATGTCATTACCTCCGATGAATATGCCGAGAGGCGTTACGCCAATCAGTCACGATATTTATAATCTACACATGATCACGCTATATATTTGTTGTGCGATCGGTGTTGCTGTATTTGCTGTCTTGTTTTACACCTTAATAAAACATCGTCGTTCACAAGGTGCGAAAGCCGCAAGTTTTCATGGCAATACGCTAGTAGAAATTATTTGGACAACCATTCCAATTTTAATTTTGGTCGCCTTAGCCATTCCTGCAACCATTGTCTTGTCGCGCATTCATAACACCGACAAATCCAAACTCAACATTAAAATTACAGGTTACCAATGGAAGTGGGGCTACGAATATTTAGATCAAGGGATTAAGTTTTTAAGCAACCTCTCTACACCACAAGCGCAAATCGACGGTGTAGAAAAGAAAGACCTACATTTCCTTCAAGAAGTTGATCACCCAATGGTTGTGCCAATTAATCAGAAAATCCGTTTGTTAGTGACTTCCGACGATGTTATCCACGATTGGTGGGTGCCCGAGCTAGGCTTAAAACAAGATGCGATCCCGGGTTATATCAATGAAAACTGGATCTATGTCACGAAGCCAGGTACGTATCGCGGCCAGTGTGGTGAGTTGTGTGGTGCGCA from marine bacterium B5-7 carries:
- a CDS encoding cytochrome c produces the protein MLALFLGFVLLVTCGLISTIQIAKSVREMNAYTASHQADYFPPYPVIAASKKTALVKRGEYVIKSGDCLACHTDTDHKGPLFGGGLAMPTPFGVLYTPNITPDKKTGIGNWQYKDFKRAMRDGVNPHGQFYYPALPYPYFTHMSDDELKAAWAYLRAIPAVHKDKVPDRMAFPFNFRVFQLGWRILFFDFNKNGALADDKTKSKRWNRGRYIVRGPGHCEMCHSPSYYILNKTFVLGAPIKKYDLTGQKIQGYLAPNITSTNLGDVPAERITRVFTHDTMTTNAKVAGPMLEVNHDSLKYLTQEDLLSIATYLKSVKSQIPPVPKSGIPGKGLYESTCSGCHETGSGGAPKYGDATDWDPYIKKGMKTMDYNALHGFKGMPAKGTCSTCSVKDIEDAVAYMANSVKGKKAGPAPKPQAKPLTMADGQHIYAHHCAACHNPGRAGAPRIGNKAAWAPIVKAGLPLAFERTMHGYKGHPAMGGCTQCSGEEIKAALKYMMQRSSNKNFSLW